The DNA segment catgtgcagatctaggtgcaccttatcagccgcactatcagtgagccaggacagctttggagacttcaaggtatatctgccgcatccgcagacttcggagtccccttctactctttctcatgtccattatcttctgtatttttccttgttagattctgatgtatagagatactagatttttccttctgtagtttgtgattcacgatgtttcgggttttgggatttgttgtgtatttttgaataattgattaaatttatatttttatttcaatatttcGTAAAATGTTAGGCTTGCCTAGTTATAGAGACTAGGTATCGTCACaacgtcacacggaggggaaaattgggtcgtgacaacaagagATTTAAAAAATATGTCGTAGCGTATTATGTAAATTTTCCTTATGACACTGCAAACATAGagttatgtcacgacccgaaattcacATCTTTGgtaccgtgatgacgcctaatattttacttaataggcaagccaacgttagaataataatagccattttaaaataattttaaattaattaataacaaagaagtcaatgcggaagtaaagtctgaaatatagtgattaatccataaaaatagcgatgtctaaataacatcctagaattggtgtcacaaatgcacaagcttctagaataatataaatataggtctgaataaaaataaagctgtctgcaagcaaacacacagctaaaataaggtagacggggacttcagaactgcggacgctgtgcagttatacctcaagtctcctctgagtagctgaaatccgagcaagtctatggtacgccgctgggaccaactctgaaatctgcacaagaagtgcagaatatagtatcagtacaaccgaccccatgtactggtaagtgtcaagcccaacctcgacgaagtagtgacgaggctaaggcaggtcacttacattaacctgtacgtaataatagtaataaccacaataatagaaataaatcaggtaactcattttaatAGTTGaaaccaactcagcagtcataaccaattattatttcaatcaatttccgttgcagcgtgcaacccgctcccacaatatattcatattcaattctgttgcggcgtgcaatccgctcctccaatatattcattttaatcaagtctgttgtggcgtgcaacccgatcccccaatatggacttttaataagtgtgttgcggcatgcaacccgattccccaatatggacttttaataagtctgttgcggtgtgcaacccgatcccccaatatggacatttaataagtctgttgcggcgtgcaacctgctcctccaatatattcatttaccaattcttataaaagaaattgccccaataaatgcaacattaatatgaaattataagacaataagcatacaataattatgatttaattatgaaataaacaatgacaaatagcaatttattataaaaatcaAGGAGAACATACGcggtttaatatttaatatgctaaatgtcaagttgcagttaagacacataaatcaaataaacatgtaacaattattgcaagaattcaagaattaatatttgacgaATAATAgcagagaaacaattattataacaattaatttatgtcttaaaataatttaagatgtttaaataattaagcaaccaattaaattgacaaagtataggcactcgtcaccttgtctATACATCGttgcacatgaaattcacatatcAAATAATTcaggggttctattccctcaagtcaaggttaaccacgacacttacctcgctttgcaaattccaatcaattactcgaccacaactttttcttttgaatttgtctccaaaagcgtcaaatctattcacaaacaattcgatatactcaatacgaatcataggaattaattccatatgaatttactaattttcaagataaaaatttgaaattcattttaatattcgatagtgggacccacatctcaaatctcggaaaaactcgcgaaatacaaacacccgttccgatacgagttcaaccatacaaaaattatccaatttcgatgtcaaatggaccttcaaatttaaatgatgaatataggcatggattcatgaaatataatcacttttggttatagaacacttacccaatttaAAGTCGTAAAAATTACCTTTgaaatcgtccaaatccgagacttaaaactcaaaaatgagtaaaaatggtgaCTTTCGAATTTATGGGTTATGtacagtgattccttaatcgcgatcgcgtgaatagcctcgcgatcgcgaagctctaATTTGCTGCCCTGGAAATTTACTCTATCCGAACACATAAAACACCGCGTGAACGCGATGCTCTGACTCtcagacttacgcgatcgcgaacgatCTCACACGTTCGCGATGAGTAAAGCGCGTGGCTCAGCTTTAGCCTCCTTAACACTACGCGAATACGACCttggccacgcgttcgcgaagcaccacttcgcacccctacgcgatcgcgtcctcaaattcgcgaacgcgaagaacaactttaaCTGGTCTATCATATTCCCTTACACGATCGCGAGATCTCCCCCGCAAACGTGATGAAGAAAAATTCTGCAataaaacaccagaaaatctgctatcttccttaagtccaaaatggcccgttgagcatccgaaactcacccaagccctcgaggctccaaactaaacatgcatacaagtcctAAAAtgtcatacgaacttgctcgaaatgatcaaatcgccaaaataacacctagaactacgaattaaaccccaaatcgaatgaaatttttatgaaaactttaaaacttatattttcacaatcggacgtctgaatcacatcaaatcaactccgtttctcaccaaattcggcagacaagttataaatattatagtggacctataccgggctccaaaacaaaaatacagacccggtgtcaataaatccaacataagtaaattcttaaaaattattaagcttttaaacttttaatattttttttatcaaaattccatatctcgggttagggacctcggaattcgattccgaacatacacccaagtcccaaatcatgatacagacctactggaactgtcaaaatactaatccgagtccgtttgctcaaaatattcaccaaagtcaattcagttgagttttaaagttctatttcacatattaatccatttttcacataaaaactttccgaaaaattgtacggactgtgcacataagtcgaggaatgataaaatagtgattttcaaggtcttagaacacaaaattaattatcaaatttaaagatgactttttgggtcatcacaagttatTTCGTTCAAGGTCTAACAcattccttttcttctttatgGTTCCAAATTTTCTATTGTCTTTTGAATAGGCtttattattttgtaaattatatgtgtgtaattttgatttttatacaattataaagTGCAGGTGAAAGAAAGTTATATGTTGAAAAATAAATGGATGATTCCATTATACAAAACTGGCGAGTCATATACAATAAAATTATCCCTCAATTTTAATCTCCATTGGAGATAAATTATCAATGTTAATAAGATATTTCAACATTAAATAACTATTGATAATTATTGAATAGTAATTCTATCATATAATATAGACATATGTTTTTCAAGTATTCAtgattttttagtaaaattctatAATATGCTAGTATTCAATAAGATATGAGAGGAACTATGTAGGGTACAATTTCTTCCTTTATTGCATTAACTaaataaaataagtatttatgatTTTCTGGAACTTAATttgtttcttaaaatattattgtATAACtcaatatatttttcaataatattaaaatttatattCATTTCCTTGAGATAAACGTGCAACACGCacttaaaaattatattattattatttctgtaTCTATCTATACTATTATAAAAGCGTAAAACTctaataaaatattaaacaacttttttattctttaaaaataaagtttACATTAAATATTCTTATACATTATATTCGTAGTATCTTgaagatttaaaaaataataagtttTTAGGACTCAATGAACAAGAAACCCTGGATCCCtactttcttgattcttttatctttaacttttcttttgatatttattttataattaaaatatattctaataatatttatttttgtgatgtttaaaaaattatatttattggtATGTGGAGAGCAGTTAGCTTGGAGATATTGTCGGCACAGAaaacaacatgaaaaaaaatTGATCTATTTCCAATATATTTCTAATAGTTTAAGGATAATTTTGGACCTTTTTCGTAATATTTATATTTGCAATATTACTTAATTTTAACCTGTAATAGAAAATGAATTATAACTAATTTTATCAGATTATCAATTAATTAATATCGGGTAAAAGAATAAAAGTTAGAACTCATCAAATCCTAATCGCACTAGGGAAGAGGTGaaataaataaccaaaaaaacaaaacaaaaaaaaacttaagAATCCTTTAACCACAAGAAACGCGGAGTCAAATAGTTTGTTTTCTACGCATATATATTCAGCCCTAACCCTAACGAATATTATTCTACATCAAAAGCAGCAGCTCAAATCCAAAATCGTATAGCCATCACAATGTCTAATAACTTTCCCAATGATATCACCATTGATATACTGCTAATGCTTCCTGAGAAATCGCTTTTACGGTTCAAAAGCGTTTGCAAAACATGGCGTTCTCTAATTGAAGATTTTCAATTCGCCAAGCTACATTATTACTTGAATAAAATCTTACAAGCCCTCGAGAACGATCGACGCTTCTCTTTAGACACCCCACTTATTGAACCTCCTTCACAAATCAGTATTTCATTGAGCAAAAGATTTTTAAATTCTTGCACCAGCGGTTTATTTCTTCTAGCTTTTCCATTATCTGACAAAGTTATTTTTTGGAATCCAGACCTCAGTGAATCCACAACAATCCGTCTTCCGTTCCCTACTACATCTCTTATTACTCTAGGAGAATGCTTGTATTTGGCTAAGTACAATATGATGGTCGAATTGGAAGTTCAGAAAAAGAATGGAACCAGCAATTCTTGGACTAAAATGTTGGCAATTACGGAATCTGAATTTGGGCCTGTGTTCCTTAAGAAAGGTGGTAAGAAGAATGGTGGTGGAGATATGTTGTATTTTAGAAGGGATAAAAATGAATATGTGGTTTATGATTCAAAAACTCAAAAGTTCAATGAAGTTAAAGTTGCTGGATTTGAAGCAAGACGAAAGCTGAAATTGGAATTCAAAATTACTGGGCCTGAGGCATTGCTGTTCATCGATCGAACATATGTGAAGACTTTAATATCTCCTGATGCTCTACAGAATTAAATTTTATCAGTTGCAAATTTATTTTTCTAGTGTTTATAATTTTGATGTATTAGCTATTCTCTTGTGACGTCTTGTCCCATTAGAGAAAAAAGGGGCAGGAATTTGAAGCTCTATGCATGTGCAAATTTTCCTGTTTTGCATGGCCTGGAGTAAAACATAAATATTATAAGAGACAATTTTTAAAACCTATTGttgttttttatttattgatgTTTATTCTTCACcttcatatttttcttctttcataaGCTTAAAAGATCAATATCTTTTTTCAATATGTTATGCCTAACTTCAGTAGGAGGATAATATATCGTTTCATGCATTTGATCTTTAAGTGGATGCATCTGCGTTGTGTTTAGATTTATCTAATATTTGTCTCTATTGGGAGACTAATTCAAAGTTGGAGtagaaaaatcaaatcaaaaatgttttGATTTGATATTTTATAACTTCTTTAATTCATGTATGTCTATATGATTTGAAGTCAAATTCATGTAGGCATAAATTTTCCAGTTTCTAATTAAGTGCAATATATAGTGTTACATAGGTTTCCTACTATTATAAATAAGGTTGCTAGCTATTTTCTGTGTGAAACATTATGTAGAATTGTGGAGAGAGattattcaaaaatttattgagtaGAATATATTCCTTCAGTCTCGCCTTTATTTTCACTAAGTGAATAAATGATCTATTGAATGCTGAACAATAGCAGTGCAATTTTTTCTTAGGGCTAAACAGGGCAATATGCTTGCAAAGTGATAATTTAAATTCAATAGGTATATTTTTCAATTTCCCATGTCCGGCATTCGCATAGAGCCCCAGCAATGGTCTACTTCTTCACTAAGGGTCCAATGGCCCCATGGCCATTCCGttaattttccttcttttttaggCAATATGTACTAGGGATTTTCTTCTTCCTATaacaatatttgaaatttatttattaaaattgtcctaattttatatattacccgccctaaataagtattacttacaaattatatacaatcaattattagtgccttaaattaggggatttatagcctgtttgaccaagcttctcaagaggccaaaaatactttttttttctttttctcaaagcactttttttcctaacttgaggtgtttggccaagctttttttaggggaaaaagtgcttttgggaagaagcagaagcagtttcggagaagcaaaaaaaatagcttcttcccaaaagcagaagcagaatcagttttgacttttcttcttaccaaaaatacccttaacaaaatatagtatatatcaAAATGaccgttaaacctaatacttaggatattaatgtataaatattttttattatttttaggataactttctaatatatagtgccTTTAGGgtgtgaatgcttttatatttattaaataatttttaatatatttaacttatattaaaagaattaagtacttttaaattttattttcatattttacttaaataaaataaaaatatttaattattgcctgtagtaataattttttaagattatttatttacttataatgtTAAATATTAAgcaaatctattcatgtccttattcgtaatttgatacttaaaagcactttctgaaaaggttgaccaaacacaaattattgctcaaaagtgcttttcaaattgattagccaaatACAAACTGCTTCTCTACAAAaggtatttttttcaaaagcacttttgaaaaaagcacatttcaaaataagctgatttctccagtttggccaaacaggctattagttacatctttttcctattttctctccACTCTTCTTTTAGTAAGACTCCTTCCAGTTGTGTATTACATATTTTAAGCCATAACAAACGGAACTTCagttacaaaaaagaaaaagatacgcTACAATATGACAACATTTTTGAACACAATTGTCGCAAAACTTTATCCCTGTTTCCATCTCTAAGATTGCTCTACTTATTGAACAATTTTTTAACAACATTGTCAAACTACAACACCAATCGCAATTGAATCAAAAAGCATAACTGAGCAGATTCgaagttttagcaaatttcaaattaaattcaATCGTCTCCAAACTTCGGATTCAACTTTGTATTAATATTTACCACAAGAATCTATACTACCCAGTTAATTTCTCACACAAATTCAAATCTCACACAACACTCAGTTTCTCTGAAGTGCGACGATGACACTTTTAATGTGAAACTCGAAATTCCTCCACTCAAATCATGCAGTTCCCATCAATATTCAATTTTTTCAGTTCAAAAAAATATGAATCAGTGTACATGAGTCAATTTGGAATtcattctctatttttctttccttaataaaTCGATTGAGA comes from the Nicotiana tabacum cultivar K326 chromosome 14, ASM71507v2, whole genome shotgun sequence genome and includes:
- the LOC107786488 gene encoding putative F-box protein At3g21120, which gives rise to MSNNFPNDITIDILLMLPEKSLLRFKSVCKTWRSLIEDFQFAKLHYYLNKILQALENDRRFSLDTPLIEPPSQISISLSKRFLNSCTSGLFLLAFPLSDKVIFWNPDLSESTTIRLPFPTTSLITLGECLYLAKYNMMVELEVQKKNGTSNSWTKMLAITESEFGPVFLKKGGKKNGGGDMLYFRRDKNEYVVYDSKTQKFNEVKVAGFEARRKLKLEFKITGPEALLFIDRTYVKTLISPDALQN